A stretch of Paraburkholderia phenazinium DNA encodes these proteins:
- a CDS encoding AraC family transcriptional regulator, with amino-acid sequence MTDPALHLAFPLGLEASNGGLFVSRGVGVHPSRTIQSYELIYVRQGCLNLHEGGQLFEVNAGETLLLWPGRLHGGTSPFAPDLRFYWVHFTLPDAPHSGSALEVLLEIPQHARVERPDHLSGMFQRLLNDQQIYGVQPLPDSLTILLMLWELKRSRVAATAADGAPQQLAASADQWIRTHFHEAINASAIAAHLDCNADYLGRVYRATYGRTLTDAVHEQRMLHAAILLAEDRLTIAQVAYACGFEDSGYFRRLFKRSRGMTPNAFRRLHVRVHVNTA; translated from the coding sequence ATGACCGATCCCGCGCTCCATCTGGCATTTCCACTGGGTCTCGAAGCAAGCAATGGCGGGCTGTTTGTGTCGCGCGGAGTGGGCGTGCATCCATCGCGAACGATCCAGTCGTACGAGCTGATCTATGTGCGGCAGGGTTGCCTGAATCTTCACGAAGGCGGACAGCTATTCGAGGTGAACGCAGGGGAGACACTGCTGCTTTGGCCTGGGCGGTTGCATGGCGGGACGTCGCCGTTTGCACCGGATCTCAGGTTCTATTGGGTGCATTTCACGTTGCCAGACGCGCCGCACAGCGGGTCGGCGTTGGAAGTGTTGCTGGAGATTCCTCAACACGCCAGGGTCGAGCGGCCCGATCATTTATCTGGCATGTTCCAGCGCCTGTTGAACGATCAGCAGATCTACGGCGTGCAACCGTTGCCGGACAGCCTGACGATCCTGCTGATGCTATGGGAACTCAAGCGCTCGCGGGTCGCGGCGACGGCGGCCGACGGGGCGCCCCAGCAACTCGCGGCAAGCGCCGATCAATGGATTCGCACGCATTTTCATGAAGCGATCAACGCCTCGGCGATTGCCGCGCATCTTGACTGCAATGCGGACTACCTGGGGCGCGTGTATCGCGCCACCTATGGGCGCACGTTGACGGACGCGGTACACGAACAGCGCATGCTGCACGCGGCCATCCTGCTTGCGGAAGACCGCTTGACGATCGCGCAGGTCGCTTATGCGTGTGGGTTCGAGGACAGCGGATATTTCAGGCGGCTGTTCAAGAGAAGCAGAGGGATGACGCCGAACGCGTTCCGGCGCCTGCATGTGCGGGTGCATGTGAATACGGCCTGA
- a CDS encoding methyl-accepting chemotaxis protein — translation MTLNKKLGSMILILWIGLILIGGFGAYQNRASMISERRDQLMAVAQQSVSIINHYYTLSQQHALSEPDAQKQALAVLASVRYGKDGYVSVNNSQPVVLMHPIKPELNGKDMSQFTDPAGNHLYVNIVNAGNSDVNGGFVSYLWSKPGHDQPVPKTSVSLRFAPWDWYVVTGMYMDDVQQAFYASLIVWLAITTVLGGIATFVMMLVLRSVRHALGGELEIAVVAAQRMASGNLAVNVPVQYRDTGSLLHALHTMQAGLVETVSRVRTGTENINVGASEIAAGNTDLSQRTEQQAAALVQTASSMDQMTVNVKQNAESATQAAQLAGQAADVATRGSRVVDDVVRTMGEITHSSRQIGDIIGVIDGIAFQTNILALNAAVEAARAGEQGRGFAVVASEVRSLAQRSATAAKEIKALIETSTNTVEAGASLVANAGSTMGEIVQSVRRVNEILEEISHASREQSAGIEQVNRAVGEMDQVTQQNAALVEQAAAAAHSLKDQVGSLREAISSFALPA, via the coding sequence ATGACCTTGAACAAAAAACTCGGGTCGATGATCCTCATCTTATGGATCGGCCTGATTCTGATCGGTGGCTTTGGCGCGTACCAAAACCGCGCCTCCATGATCTCCGAGCGCCGCGATCAACTCATGGCCGTCGCCCAGCAATCCGTCAGCATCATTAACCACTACTACACACTGTCCCAGCAACACGCCCTCAGCGAGCCCGACGCCCAGAAACAGGCCCTCGCCGTCCTCGCCTCCGTGCGCTACGGCAAAGACGGCTACGTCTCCGTCAACAACTCGCAGCCGGTCGTGCTGATGCACCCCATCAAGCCCGAACTCAACGGCAAGGACATGTCCCAGTTCACCGACCCAGCCGGCAATCATCTGTACGTCAACATCGTCAACGCGGGTAACAGCGACGTCAACGGCGGCTTCGTCTCGTATCTGTGGAGCAAACCCGGCCATGATCAGCCCGTCCCCAAAACCAGCGTCTCACTGCGCTTCGCCCCCTGGGACTGGTACGTCGTAACCGGTATGTACATGGACGACGTTCAGCAAGCCTTCTACGCCAGTCTCATCGTCTGGCTCGCCATCACCACGGTCCTCGGCGGCATCGCCACGTTCGTCATGATGCTGGTGCTGCGCAGCGTACGTCACGCTCTCGGTGGCGAGCTCGAAATCGCCGTCGTCGCCGCACAGCGTATGGCAAGCGGCAATCTCGCCGTCAACGTGCCGGTCCAGTATCGCGACACCGGTAGCCTGTTGCACGCCCTGCACACCATGCAGGCCGGCCTCGTCGAAACCGTGTCGCGCGTGCGCACCGGGACGGAAAACATCAACGTCGGCGCCTCTGAAATCGCCGCCGGCAATACCGATCTCTCGCAACGCACCGAGCAACAGGCCGCTGCGCTCGTCCAGACCGCCTCCAGCATGGATCAGATGACGGTCAACGTGAAGCAGAACGCCGAGAGCGCCACCCAGGCCGCGCAACTCGCCGGCCAGGCAGCGGACGTCGCCACGCGCGGCAGCCGCGTCGTCGACGACGTGGTTCGCACCATGGGCGAAATCACCCATAGCTCGCGTCAGATCGGTGACATCATCGGCGTGATCGATGGGATCGCGTTCCAGACCAACATCCTCGCCCTCAATGCAGCCGTCGAAGCGGCCCGCGCTGGCGAACAGGGCCGCGGCTTCGCCGTCGTCGCCTCGGAAGTGCGCAGCCTCGCACAACGCTCGGCCACCGCCGCCAAGGAAATCAAGGCGCTGATCGAAACCTCCACGAATACTGTCGAGGCCGGTGCATCGCTAGTCGCCAACGCCGGTTCGACGATGGGCGAGATCGTGCAGTCAGTACGCCGCGTCAACGAAATTCTCGAGGAAATCAGCCACGCCTCGCGTGAGCAAAGCGCCGGCATCGAACAGGTCAATCGCGCGGTCGGTGAGATGGATCAGGTCACGCAGCAGAACGCGGCATTGGTCGAGCAGGCTGCCGCCGCCGCGCACTCGCTCAAGGATCAGGTCGGCTCGCTGCGCGAAGCAATCTCGAGTTTTGCGCTGCCGGCCTGA
- a CDS encoding SEL1-like repeat protein, whose product MRRGILIALVASLACACTKENPLASLPDLSAVRANLAFTCVHEDDHLPPLDPDADQLFRYGRWLQKQDGPKDFDDIARYYRIAAAHDHYKANTNLQALVSTGLADSPDAPKETIDLAAQLVKQGVPAGYYDIAHYLELGYGLKQNSETALRYFRKAADLGSPDAQYYLAEKLFPVDAAPEVALQMYRCSADQGHGKAATSLAIGRADDEVYAEALRAFQQGVMAGNRLAAWALENGFAVTPENRVLYYLAVPNDPERSRRYKAIGKFLDRNEGLNPKVPDVDQIVPLPPAKLPPWDGTFQWEKEQAAAVPPPKPSDALVERLAREKNLDPATGLRVRTAHEKELESRVPLGTLVRPGEVCPQDGVWCVRGFASVSYDATRRFRKGETMPPLALKDPRPIPGLDWLLGMRVYRTNEEWSLKAYLDHA is encoded by the coding sequence ATGAGACGAGGCATTCTCATCGCCCTGGTGGCGAGTCTTGCCTGCGCCTGTACAAAGGAGAACCCATTGGCTTCACTACCTGACCTGAGCGCCGTGCGCGCGAATCTCGCCTTTACCTGCGTACACGAGGACGACCATCTGCCGCCGCTCGATCCCGATGCGGACCAGTTGTTCAGATACGGCCGCTGGCTGCAGAAGCAGGACGGCCCGAAGGACTTCGACGATATCGCGCGGTATTACCGGATCGCGGCGGCTCACGATCACTACAAGGCCAATACCAACCTTCAGGCGCTGGTGTCGACGGGGCTGGCCGATTCTCCGGATGCACCGAAAGAGACGATCGACCTGGCAGCGCAACTGGTCAAACAGGGTGTGCCGGCCGGCTACTACGACATCGCGCATTACCTCGAACTCGGCTACGGGCTGAAGCAGAACAGCGAGACCGCGTTGCGCTATTTCCGCAAGGCAGCGGACCTGGGCAGTCCGGATGCGCAGTATTACCTCGCGGAGAAACTGTTCCCGGTTGACGCCGCACCTGAGGTTGCGCTGCAGATGTACCGGTGCTCAGCAGACCAGGGACATGGCAAGGCCGCGACCTCTCTGGCGATTGGTCGCGCCGACGACGAGGTCTACGCTGAAGCACTCAGGGCTTTCCAGCAGGGCGTCATGGCGGGAAATCGCCTGGCTGCTTGGGCTCTTGAAAATGGCTTTGCGGTAACTCCAGAAAACCGGGTGCTGTATTACCTAGCTGTTCCGAACGATCCCGAACGCTCGCGCCGCTACAAAGCGATCGGCAAATTCCTCGACAGGAACGAAGGTCTGAACCCGAAAGTCCCCGACGTCGACCAGATCGTGCCACTGCCGCCCGCGAAACTACCGCCGTGGGACGGCACGTTCCAGTGGGAGAAGGAACAGGCCGCAGCCGTGCCGCCGCCGAAGCCGTCCGATGCGCTGGTTGAACGGCTGGCCCGCGAGAAGAACCTCGACCCGGCGACAGGCCTTCGGGTCAGGACCGCGCATGAAAAGGAACTGGAGAGCCGCGTACCGCTGGGCACGCTCGTTCGCCCCGGTGAAGTCTGCCCGCAGGACGGCGTGTGGTGTGTCCGGGGATTCGCTTCGGTCAGCTACGACGCGACCCGCCGTTTCAGGAAAGGCGAGACGATGCCGCCACTCGCCCTGAAGGATCCCCGTCCCATTCCTGGCCTGGACTGGCTGCTCGGCATGCGCGTATACCGCACCAACGAGGAATGGAGCCTCAAGGCTTACCTCGATCATGCATAG
- a CDS encoding ABC transporter substrate-binding protein, which yields MIRCNRWLRLWACATVLAATHAQADDGLSFWVRASDSGFVTPVVTAWNASHPTKVNLTIIPNDDFVTKFGTASAGGAAPDVIAIDLIYTPEFAHDGQLTDITDEAKKLPFYQSLSPSHMRLGTYQGKQYALPFSAESSMLLYNKTLFKRAGLNPDQPPKTWAELEADAKKITALGGGVKGFYFSGACGSCNIFTLTPYVWASGGDVLSADGKTATLKNPALEGTLAMYRRMWEAGEMPASAKTDSGVNFINAFETGKIGMVGSGAFSIGVLKKSHPEIDFGLSYLPGQNSGWASFAGGDVIAIPAGSQHKKDAMEFIKWCLGEQVQVDQFAKNGSIPVRVDLASNAYSKLDGRYLTAATAMSQGKTPYSIKFNQLINDPNGPWAAMIQEAVFGKGVDVAVSNAQDRFTQILNTP from the coding sequence ATGATTCGTTGCAACCGATGGCTTCGTCTATGGGCATGCGCGACAGTGCTCGCCGCCACTCACGCCCAGGCTGACGATGGTCTTTCTTTCTGGGTGCGCGCGTCGGACTCGGGTTTTGTGACTCCGGTCGTTACCGCATGGAACGCGAGCCATCCCACCAAGGTCAACCTGACCATCATTCCGAATGACGACTTCGTGACAAAGTTCGGCACGGCGTCGGCTGGCGGCGCTGCGCCCGACGTGATTGCAATCGATCTGATCTACACGCCCGAGTTCGCGCACGACGGGCAGTTGACCGACATCACGGATGAAGCCAAAAAGCTGCCCTTCTATCAGAGCCTGAGTCCATCGCATATGCGGCTCGGGACCTATCAGGGCAAGCAATACGCGCTGCCCTTTAGCGCTGAAAGTTCGATGCTGTTGTACAACAAGACATTGTTCAAACGCGCCGGATTGAATCCCGACCAGCCGCCCAAAACCTGGGCCGAACTCGAAGCCGATGCGAAAAAGATCACCGCGCTCGGTGGCGGGGTTAAAGGTTTCTATTTCTCGGGCGCCTGCGGCAGCTGCAACATCTTTACGTTGACGCCTTATGTGTGGGCCTCGGGCGGTGACGTGCTGTCGGCCGACGGCAAGACCGCGACGCTGAAGAATCCAGCGCTCGAAGGCACGCTCGCCATGTACCGTCGTATGTGGGAAGCGGGTGAGATGCCCGCAAGTGCCAAGACCGACAGCGGCGTCAACTTCATCAACGCGTTCGAGACCGGAAAAATCGGCATGGTCGGGTCCGGCGCGTTTTCAATCGGCGTCCTGAAGAAAAGCCATCCAGAGATAGATTTCGGACTCTCGTATCTGCCGGGTCAGAACAGTGGCTGGGCGAGCTTCGCCGGTGGCGATGTGATCGCGATCCCAGCCGGTTCACAGCACAAGAAAGACGCGATGGAGTTCATCAAGTGGTGTCTTGGCGAACAGGTCCAGGTCGATCAGTTTGCGAAAAACGGCAGCATCCCCGTGCGGGTCGACCTCGCGAGCAACGCGTATAGCAAGCTCGACGGCCGTTATTTGACCGCCGCAACGGCTATGAGTCAGGGCAAAACGCCCTATAGCATCAAGTTCAACCAGTTGATCAACGATCCAAACGGACCCTGGGCCGCCATGATCCAGGAAGCTGTCTTCGGCAAAGGCGTGGATGTTGCCGTTTCAAATGCGCAAGACCGCTTCACCCAGATCCTGAACACACCATAG
- a CDS encoding carbohydrate ABC transporter permease, translated as MSNRLRSADTGFAHATPKPSPVTSNVDALHYSSRVTKLKARLSIALYYLICSVLTLAFLFPIGWSAFTSFYSPADASASPPRWIPSHLSFENYQNLASYGAGIWRYLGNSTSVAMLTVVMTLVLSTLGGYGFSRFRFPGRNLIFVVILATLMIPFQSILNPLFVLLRWMHLQGTLFGLALVYTTFQLPFAVFMMRNSFDAVPREIEDASLIDGCSSLQSLRMIMVPLVLPGIVTAGLFAFFGSWNELLAALILIGDAKNYTLPVMLLNAQSGQLGAVDWGLMQAGITISILPCAILFLLLQRFYINGLIAGAVKA; from the coding sequence ATGAGTAACCGATTGCGTTCCGCCGACACCGGTTTCGCGCATGCGACGCCAAAGCCGAGTCCCGTCACGTCCAATGTGGATGCGCTCCATTATTCAAGTCGCGTGACAAAGCTGAAGGCTAGGCTGTCGATCGCGCTTTACTACCTGATCTGCAGCGTGCTCACGCTGGCGTTTCTGTTTCCGATCGGCTGGTCCGCATTTACCTCGTTCTATTCGCCGGCCGACGCGAGCGCTTCGCCACCCAGATGGATTCCATCCCATCTATCGTTCGAGAACTATCAGAACCTCGCGAGCTATGGCGCAGGCATCTGGCGATATCTCGGCAACAGTACGTCGGTTGCGATGCTGACGGTCGTGATGACGCTCGTGTTGTCCACCCTCGGCGGCTACGGATTCTCGCGATTCCGTTTTCCGGGGCGCAACCTGATCTTCGTCGTGATCCTCGCGACGCTGATGATTCCGTTCCAGTCGATCCTCAATCCGCTATTCGTCCTGCTGCGCTGGATGCATCTGCAGGGCACGCTGTTCGGCCTCGCGCTCGTCTACACGACGTTCCAGTTGCCGTTTGCAGTGTTCATGATGCGCAACTCGTTCGACGCCGTGCCCCGCGAGATCGAGGATGCCTCGCTGATCGACGGCTGCAGTTCGTTGCAGTCGCTGCGCATGATCATGGTGCCGCTGGTGTTGCCAGGGATCGTCACAGCGGGTCTGTTCGCGTTCTTCGGTTCGTGGAATGAACTGCTAGCCGCGCTGATCCTGATCGGCGACGCAAAAAACTACACGTTGCCGGTCATGCTCCTGAATGCGCAAAGCGGTCAGCTTGGCGCCGTCGACTGGGGGCTGATGCAAGCCGGCATCACGATTTCCATCCTGCCGTGCGCGATCCTCTTCCTGCTCCTGCAGCGCTTTTATATCAACGGTCTGATCGCTGGTGCGGTCAAGGCATAA
- a CDS encoding peptidoglycan D,D-transpeptidase FtsI family protein, producing the protein MFQKPRSQPPRTYASAARHPMLASRLPTWRSKFIIVLMFAAFGGLAARAFWVQVVNQNFYAGQGQKRYQRVIELDATRGRIVDRNGSMLAVSLATYEVWATPRLLDETCFLPLARLLKVPLVELRSRVAGDKTFVLLKRQVDADTASAIDKLQLAGITQIADSKRFYPEGESAAHVVGFTDIEDKGQEGVELAANLQLSGAAGQREVIRDRLGRVVSDTRPLVPAHNGATIRLTIDRRIQQLAYAQLKAAIAKHSAEAGSVVVLDARNGEILALANYPSFDPNDRTRLSGRQLRNRAVVDTFEPGSTIKPLVVALSMDKGMVGPQSLIDTTPGWYRIGPAVIHDTSNHGVMTVAEAVQKSSNIALAKLALNLPAETIWNKYQEYGLGRRPELTFPGAAAGKVRPHRRWRPIEQATMAYGYGLSASLLQLAQMYTAYAGDGTLHPVRLLLEDTVERQPGGQMNEQQDGDGLAPAADSGDSPLTAGFSHAVTTPATAHAIREMLEMATGPGGTGRAAAVDGYRVGGKTGTARKQIGVSYAKNRYRALFVGMAPMSDPRLIVAVMIDDPAGKAFYGGTVAGPVFGAVTGGALQLLGVPPDA; encoded by the coding sequence ATGTTCCAGAAGCCCAGATCGCAGCCACCTCGGACTTACGCATCAGCCGCGAGACACCCCATGCTCGCGTCGCGCCTGCCGACATGGCGTTCGAAATTCATCATCGTGCTGATGTTCGCGGCATTCGGCGGCCTCGCCGCACGCGCTTTCTGGGTCCAGGTGGTCAATCAGAACTTTTATGCCGGCCAGGGACAAAAGCGCTATCAACGCGTCATCGAACTGGACGCCACACGCGGACGGATTGTCGATCGCAACGGTTCAATGCTCGCGGTCAGTCTCGCGACCTATGAGGTCTGGGCAACGCCCAGGCTGCTCGATGAGACATGCTTTTTGCCGCTCGCCAGGCTGCTCAAGGTGCCGCTCGTGGAACTACGCAGCCGTGTAGCGGGTGACAAAACATTCGTACTGCTCAAGCGCCAGGTGGACGCAGACACAGCCAGCGCGATCGACAAGCTGCAACTCGCCGGCATCACGCAGATCGCCGATTCGAAGCGCTTCTATCCGGAAGGTGAATCGGCGGCGCATGTGGTCGGCTTCACGGATATCGAGGACAAAGGCCAGGAAGGCGTCGAACTCGCCGCCAACCTGCAGTTAAGCGGCGCGGCGGGTCAGCGCGAGGTGATCCGCGACCGGCTCGGCCGGGTGGTGTCGGACACGCGTCCACTCGTACCGGCGCACAACGGCGCGACGATCCGCCTGACCATCGACCGCCGCATCCAGCAACTCGCCTATGCGCAACTGAAGGCGGCGATTGCGAAGCACAGTGCGGAAGCTGGCAGCGTCGTGGTGCTCGACGCGCGCAACGGCGAGATCCTCGCACTCGCGAACTATCCGAGCTTCGATCCGAACGACCGCACGCGGCTGAGCGGCCGCCAACTGCGCAATCGGGCCGTCGTCGATACGTTCGAGCCGGGGTCGACGATCAAGCCGCTGGTCGTCGCGCTATCCATGGACAAGGGTATGGTCGGGCCGCAAAGCCTGATCGATACAACGCCGGGGTGGTACCGGATTGGACCAGCCGTGATTCACGACACCTCGAATCACGGCGTGATGACCGTGGCCGAAGCGGTGCAGAAGTCGAGCAACATCGCACTCGCCAAACTCGCGCTCAATCTGCCGGCCGAGACGATCTGGAACAAGTACCAGGAGTATGGCCTCGGGCGCCGGCCGGAACTAACCTTCCCCGGCGCTGCCGCGGGCAAGGTGCGCCCGCACAGACGCTGGCGGCCCATCGAGCAGGCCACGATGGCTTATGGCTACGGGCTGTCGGCGTCGCTGCTGCAACTCGCGCAGATGTACACCGCCTATGCGGGCGACGGCACGCTGCATCCGGTGCGTTTGCTGCTGGAGGATACGGTCGAACGGCAACCCGGTGGGCAAATGAATGAACAACAGGATGGTGACGGCCTCGCTCCTGCTGCAGACAGCGGCGACTCGCCGCTCACCGCCGGCTTTAGCCACGCAGTGACGACGCCCGCCACCGCACATGCCATCCGCGAGATGCTCGAAATGGCGACCGGACCGGGTGGCACCGGACGCGCCGCGGCAGTCGACGGCTACCGGGTCGGTGGCAAGACCGGGACGGCGCGCAAGCAGATCGGCGTGTCGTATGCGAAGAATCGCTATCGTGCGTTGTTCGTCGGCATGGCGCCGATGAGCGACCCGCGCCTGATCGTCGCCGTCATGATCGACGATCCGGCTGGCAAGGCTTTCTACGGAGGCACGGTTGCCGGTCCTGTGTTCGGCGCGGTGACCGGTGGGGCGTTGCAGTTGCTAGGTGTGCCGCCAGATGCGTGA
- a CDS encoding carbohydrate ABC transporter permease, which produces MDVLGDPATGGAGLAPQMGRKKPRKGLGRQGAGYWFVLPCLAFTAVFFLLPLAMTIGMSFYQWPLMGVPSFNGLRNYLDLMHDESFSGALWFTTKYTLFVTPAIFVVAFALALLVKRAIRFVGIFRTAFFLPVVIGLTAASLLWVWLFNDQVGIFSAILMQLGIVSEPVQWLGDTNSALASLIVMVVWKACGFTMVIMLVGMQAIPYDLYEAARIDGAGWWAQQRFITVPMMRRTFALALIMAVIGSYLAFEQFYVMTKGGPMNTTITVVHWIYRASFTYFKLGYGAAMSVVLLIVLLMLSVIQIILLRDDDE; this is translated from the coding sequence ATGGATGTCCTTGGCGATCCGGCAACAGGCGGTGCGGGCCTCGCACCGCAGATGGGTCGAAAGAAGCCGCGTAAAGGGTTAGGCCGGCAGGGCGCAGGATACTGGTTTGTGCTGCCCTGCCTCGCTTTCACGGCGGTATTTTTTCTGCTGCCGCTGGCGATGACGATCGGCATGTCGTTCTATCAGTGGCCGCTGATGGGCGTGCCGTCGTTCAACGGGTTGAGAAATTACCTCGACCTGATGCACGACGAATCGTTCTCGGGCGCGCTCTGGTTTACGACCAAATACACCTTGTTCGTCACGCCGGCGATCTTTGTCGTCGCTTTCGCGCTTGCGTTGCTCGTGAAGCGCGCGATCCGGTTCGTGGGCATCTTCAGGACTGCCTTCTTCCTGCCGGTCGTGATCGGGCTGACCGCAGCGAGTCTGCTCTGGGTCTGGCTGTTCAACGACCAGGTGGGCATCTTCAGCGCGATCCTGATGCAACTGGGTATCGTCAGCGAGCCGGTTCAGTGGCTAGGCGATACCAACTCCGCGCTGGCGTCGTTGATCGTGATGGTGGTGTGGAAGGCGTGTGGATTCACGATGGTGATCATGCTCGTCGGCATGCAGGCGATTCCATACGATCTGTATGAAGCAGCCCGCATCGACGGCGCGGGATGGTGGGCGCAGCAGCGCTTTATCACCGTGCCCATGATGCGGCGCACCTTCGCGCTCGCACTGATCATGGCGGTGATCGGCTCCTACCTGGCATTCGAGCAGTTCTATGTGATGACCAAGGGTGGGCCGATGAACACCACCATCACGGTGGTCCACTGGATCTATCGTGCGTCGTTCACCTACTTCAAGCTCGGCTACGGCGCGGCGATGTCCGTGGTGCTGCTGATCGTGCTGCTCATGCTAAGCGTGATCCAGATAATTCTTCTGCGAGACGACGATGAGTAA
- a CDS encoding phospholipase D-like domain-containing protein, with protein sequence MKQQSATTPLALSCTRSATLTSPWFVQRTEYNPALATYLPLVNGETAFAAVFDAIRNAEHSIDILCWGFQPSMYFRRGSDAAGSPSIGELLEYKGLEKPHIRIRLLVWSDSLHVASFSEDMMPGNHGPVGLAGAAQDGRTRAQREFDQLWYWRANRNNVTRMSAGTRVNPFPAAKSVVTTALNALPGAPKPLTNIEFATRDFDLRERAEIAWRTWMSGPAGDPTLRERNTAAMTAEPSHHQKMVLVDYELPERAIGFVMGHNTLDEYWDRDDHTWLRQAPRMGRNGLHPRQDMSAKVTGPVLEYLNENFCQAWDDATGQNLTQARAALACRLKLRPDHGTPVMAQILRTQSQHGKDGTKDIASLYLQAVNNTTRFVYIENQYFRYMPVADRLRENVNAQIKGGRNPAKHGEVYLFVVTNSNDDGIGRGTVSSYQMLAALGYGDRMPGVETLEKNDQLTQQEQTLEKQLADGQAASQRAMMQGAGFSQMQGLANYLQGAQTRQAEIGQQLEQTRQEKRRVASVSPDGMTKEGELVPPQDMPGMKVLVCTLVAPDTPAGKAWDYVYVHQKLMIVDDVFTTHGSANVNRRSMEVDSELNICHEHGGLTSALRKQMWALHTNNLGAQDDVSEAYLQWSYIISKNTKRQSAKRAPIASLVGFLRTSPTRTYED encoded by the coding sequence ATGAAACAGCAGAGCGCTACCACGCCGCTCGCGCTCTCCTGCACGCGAAGCGCAACGCTCACGTCCCCATGGTTCGTGCAGCGCACCGAATACAACCCCGCGCTGGCCACCTACCTGCCGCTCGTGAATGGCGAGACGGCCTTTGCGGCGGTGTTCGACGCCATACGGAACGCGGAGCACAGCATCGATATCCTGTGCTGGGGTTTCCAGCCGTCGATGTATTTCAGACGGGGCAGCGACGCGGCGGGTTCGCCATCGATCGGTGAACTGCTCGAATACAAGGGCCTCGAGAAACCTCACATCAGGATCCGGCTGCTGGTCTGGAGCGACTCACTGCACGTGGCGTCCTTCTCGGAAGACATGATGCCAGGCAACCACGGGCCAGTCGGGCTGGCGGGGGCTGCACAGGACGGGCGCACCCGCGCCCAGCGGGAATTCGACCAGCTCTGGTACTGGCGGGCCAACCGGAACAATGTCACGCGGATGTCGGCCGGGACGAGGGTCAATCCGTTCCCCGCAGCGAAATCGGTGGTGACCACGGCATTGAACGCATTGCCGGGCGCGCCAAAGCCGCTGACAAACATTGAATTCGCCACGCGCGATTTCGATCTGAGGGAGCGGGCCGAAATCGCCTGGCGCACGTGGATGAGCGGCCCGGCGGGCGACCCCACGCTGAGAGAGCGGAACACCGCGGCGATGACGGCGGAGCCCTCGCATCACCAGAAGATGGTGCTTGTCGACTACGAGCTTCCCGAGCGGGCCATCGGGTTCGTGATGGGGCACAACACGCTGGATGAATACTGGGACCGGGACGATCACACCTGGCTGCGGCAGGCGCCGCGAATGGGGCGCAACGGCCTGCATCCGCGGCAGGACATGTCCGCGAAGGTGACGGGTCCGGTCCTCGAGTACCTGAACGAGAATTTCTGCCAGGCGTGGGACGACGCGACCGGGCAGAACCTGACCCAGGCGCGGGCGGCGCTGGCTTGCCGGCTGAAGCTGCGCCCGGATCACGGTACGCCGGTGATGGCGCAGATCCTTCGCACGCAGTCGCAGCACGGCAAGGACGGCACGAAGGACATCGCTTCGCTGTACCTTCAGGCGGTGAACAACACGACGAGATTCGTGTACATCGAAAACCAGTATTTCCGTTACATGCCGGTGGCCGACAGGCTGCGGGAGAACGTCAACGCGCAGATCAAGGGGGGGCGCAACCCGGCGAAGCATGGTGAGGTGTATCTGTTCGTGGTCACGAACTCGAACGACGACGGCATCGGCCGCGGGACAGTGAGCAGCTACCAGATGCTCGCGGCGCTCGGATATGGCGACCGGATGCCCGGGGTCGAGACACTGGAGAAGAACGACCAGCTTACGCAGCAGGAGCAGACGCTGGAGAAGCAGCTTGCTGACGGACAGGCGGCCAGCCAGCGCGCGATGATGCAGGGCGCGGGTTTCTCGCAGATGCAGGGGCTCGCGAATTACCTGCAGGGCGCACAGACCCGGCAGGCAGAAATCGGGCAGCAGCTGGAGCAGACGAGGCAGGAGAAACGGCGGGTGGCGAGCGTGAGCCCGGACGGCATGACGAAGGAGGGAGAACTGGTGCCGCCGCAGGATATGCCGGGGATGAAGGTGCTGGTCTGCACCCTGGTCGCACCGGACACGCCTGCAGGCAAGGCGTGGGATTACGTCTATGTCCACCAGAAGCTGATGATCGTCGACGACGTGTTTACGACGCACGGCTCGGCCAATGTCAACCGGCGCAGCATGGAGGTGGATAGCGAACTGAATATCTGCCATGAGCATGGCGGCCTGACGTCCGCGCTGCGCAAACAGATGTGGGCGCTGCATACGAACAATCTGGGGGCTCAGGATGATGTGTCGGAGGCGTACTTGCAGTGGAGTTACATCATTTCCAAGAACACCAAAAGACAGAGCGCAAAGCGGGCTCCGATCGCGTCCCTCGTAGGCTTCCTGCGGACCTCGCCCACACGCACTTACGAGGATTGA